The stretch of DNA ACTCGGATAAAATCCCCGTTTCCGCCAGTATCGGCCTGGCCAACTGGCCGGATGATGGCATCAGCCACACGGATATCATCGCCTCGGCAGATGTAACGCTTTACCGGGCGAAACGCAACGGCGGCAACCTGTGCCTGTACGCCTCCGGTCCGCCGGATGGGGTGGAAGTAGAAAATAAACCCGAAGATACTGAAGACAGTTTTTGCAGCAAGTTCTCCGGCATTGTGCGGGCCTTCTCTGATTTAGTTGATTCCAGGAGTTACTATACCCTCAGCCATTCCAAGAAGGTGAAGGATTACGCGGTGGCTCTGGGCAAGGAACTGAACCTGGACATTAATGAAATGAAAGTAATTGAGTACTGCGCTTTCCTGCATGACATTGGCAAAGTAGCACTGGATAGCGAGTTGCTGAATAAGCTGAAAGAACTTACGCCGGCGGAATATCAGTTGATGATGCGCCATCCGCAGGTCGGCGCTGATATGGTAAAGAATATCCCGCCGCTGGTACCCTGCATCGGTGCTATTCTGCATCACCACGAATGGTATGACGGCAGTGGCTACCCGGACGGGCTGAAAGGCGATGAGATACCGATGGAAGCACGCCTGCTGACTATCGCCGATGCCTTTGCTACCATGACCTCGGAAAGGTCATATTCTGAGGTGAAAACGCATGAAATCGCCTTACAGGAAATACAGCGCAAATCCGGCACCCAGTTCGACCCGAAAATGGCCGAGCATTTCGTGGCTATCTTTGAAAGGCAGATAAAGATAGCAAAAAAACAGACGAGGAAGTAAAATGGTTTAGATAGACCAAATCGGATCGAGGAAAAAATCATGAACAACAATATTAGCAAAATACAAATATTTATTATCAGCCAGCAATCGCTGTTTTTAAAAGCCCTGGAGAACATTTTTTTGGAGACCGACGATATTGTGGTGCTGGGGACTACCGGCGTTAATAATGATGTGCTCAAAGCTATTGATAATCTGCCGCCGGACGTGGCGCTGCTGGACCTGGACGGGCCGTCCGAGGCCGGGCTGGATCTGGCGCGCCGTATCAAGCAGCGCTCGCCGAATATCGGCGTCGTCATCCTGACCTCCAACCCGGATGATAACCAGCTTTTCCTGGCGCTTAAAGCGCAAGCGGTGGCCTATCTCAATAAAGAAGTCACCGAGCAGCAACTCGTCGAGACTGTCCGGCGCGTTGCCCGGGGAGAGCACCCCATTAACGAAAGCCTGACCAACCGCCCCAAGCTGGCGGAACATGTATTGCAGCAGTTCCAGGAGCTTACCTCCAAGACGGAGGCGGAAGCCTATATTTCGCCCCTCACCCCCCGCGAAATAGAGATACTGGAATACATCGCCCAGGGCTATTTGAACAAACAGATAGCCGCGGAGCTGGGTATCAGCGAGCAGACGATTAAGAACCACGTCACCTCCATCTTGAGAAAGCTTAACGCCAATGCTCGCACTGAGGCGGTGGTGGTGGCTATCAGGCAAGGGCTGATTAAGATATCCTGAAAATAATCCGCAAGACCTGGTTAATGCTTTGACGTTTTAAAGCGACCGGTAATATGGCATAATAGACACGTGTCCGGTACCGGCTTTCTTTCCATCGTCATCATCGCTCTGGGCCTTTCCGCCGACTGCTTTGCCGTTGCGCTGAGCGCCAGCATCGGAAAGAAAGAGCTGCCGCTGTGGCAGGGTCTCAGGGTAGCTCTCTCCTTCGGCATCTTTCAGGCCGCCATGACGGTCATCGGGTGGCTGGCGGGACGCACCGTCATCGACTTTATTTCCAGTTACGACCACTGGCTGGCCTTCGGTCTGCTTTTATTCGTGGGCGGGCGCATGATATGGGAATCGTTCCATGAAAAAGCCGGTAAAGAATCCCGCACGGATATTACCCGCTGGCTCTTGCTGCTGACGCTTTCCATCGCCACCAGCCTGGACGCGCTGGCGGTGGGGCTAAGCTTCGCTTTCCTGGAAGTAAACCTTACCCTGGCCAGCGTCACCATCGGTCTGGTTGCCCTCATTATTACGTTGCTGGGCTTCCTGGCGGGGAAAAAGCTGGGGGCGCTTATCGGTAAAAGGGCGGAGATTATCGGCGGCATTATCCTCATCGGCATCGGCATACGCATCTTGCTGGAACACCTGCTGTAAAGCTAAACTCAATATCGACACTGTCTTCAAGTAGTTATTTCTGCCTGAAACCCTGAATTTTTGTTGACAATCCTACGTTATGTGACTATAATTGAACGAAAATTCACGTACCAATTCCAAGAATATCAAAAGCTGTTGATATTACCTAAAACACCCGAATCGCCCGATATGCCTGTTTCGTAGGAAAACCCCCGGCGCATTAACAGCCGGATGAAGATATGCGAGGAGGGAAAATGAGAAAGAGGCTGAGTTCTTTCGGGGTTACTTTACTTCTCCTGTCACTGGTTCTGGTTACGGTCGGCTGCGGGGTGGCCCAGGCAACCTTCACTGCCAGTGTCGATAGCGGCACGGCCCTGCTGAAGGTCGAGTTCACCAACGGTACCAAGACCGGTATGTTCAGCAAGGTTGATAAATACAACTGGGACTTCGGCGATGGCGACTCCGCAACTACCACCAAGGCGGAGGAAACCGTTACCCACGAATATACAAAAGCCGGCACCTATACGGTTACGCTGACGGCCATGAAGGGCGATAAAGACCCCAAGACCAGCGTCATGACTTTATCCATCAGCGTTACTCACGGGCCGCTGGACCATGTACAGATTACCCCGGCCACGGTGCAGTTGGATATCGGCGATAGTCAGAAATTTACCACCGCGGTGGAAGACGCTTACGGCAATCCTATCGCGGAAGCCAGCCTGACCTGGAATGCCGCGGCGGGCACTATCTCCGCGGACGGTAGTTTTGAAGCCGGCACCCGGGCCGGTACTTTTAATTCGGACGTAGAAGTTAACGCTGGGTATAATAACAAGACGGTCAGCGGTGTTGCCACGGTGACTATCAATCCTGACCCGCTGGACGCGGTAACCATTTCACCCATTTCCTTGCCGGCCGGTGAAACCCAGCGCATTGAAGCGGTAGCGGTGGATAAATACGGCAACGTTCTGGATAATGTGGAAATATCCTGGAATGTCGCTGATGCAGAAGCGGGTTCCATCGTATCCGGCACCAGCCTGAAAGCCGGGGAAATAACCGGTGAGTATGAAAACGCTGTAGAGGTAGAGGTAACCCAGGGCAATATCACCCGCACCGCCGCCACCGGGGTTATCGTTACGGCGGGGGCTTTAGACGAAATATATATTGCCCCGGACCCCGCCGATATAGGCATAGGCATGACGCAGCAGTTCGTGGCGGTGGGGGCCGACCGTTACGGTAACCGCATTTCCGGCCTGGATGTGGATTGGAGTGTAATTAACGGCGGCGGCGCGATAGATAGCAGCGGCCTTTTTACCGCGGGCACCCTGCCGGGTATGTACACGGATACCATTAAAGCCGAAGCTGCTTTGTCCGGCGTCACCCGCTCGGCGAAGGTGGACGTAACCGTGGAGCCGGACCGCATCGCTTATATGTCTGACGCCGGTAATGATGATGGAGTCTTTGACATATATATCATGGACATCAGCGGGAATAACCAGAAAAGAATCACCACATCTCACGTTGATTCAAGCTATCCCGGCGTATCACCCGGAGGGAGTCTTATTGCCTACGCCGATGAATCAGGTGGCATCAACGTTATCAATGATGACGGGAAATGGGCTTTCCCGCTGACATCTGGACAAGAGGCATATGAACCCGCCTGGTCGCCGGATGGCACAAAAATTGCTTATACCGTGTTTGAAAATGTGCTGGGAGGATATGATCAACCGGATATATATGTAATGGATGTAGACGGCAGTAATGTTACCAAATTGACGGACCATATAGATTGGGACATCTCTCCCAGTTGGTCGCCGGACGGCACTATGATAGCTTTCGAATCATACCGTGACGGCAATTGGGAGATTTACGTCGAAAATATCAATGGTACCGGGTTACGGCGTATAACTAACAACAATGTTTTTGATGCTAATGCACGCTGGTCTCCCGATGGACAGAAAATCATCTACCAATCAATAGTAAATAATCAGTGGGAGCTGTTTACCGTAAATATTGACGGGACCCAGGTCACACAGGTAACGTACGTCAACTACAGCTGTTGCTACCCTTATTGGTCACCGGATGGGAGCAAAATAGTTTTCCACTCCTGGCAGGATGACAATCAATCGGAAATTTCCATCGCCAACGCTGATGGCAGCAACATCACTCAACTTACCCATAATCAAGCCTTGGATTATGCCCCTGTATATATGCCCCGCAAGGCGGGGGTGGCGGTCTCTGAATTATCCATCAGCATCCCGCTTACCGCCGATTATCAGCCGATGACGGCCCAGAAAATAACGGCGCTGGTGGGGGACGCGGTGGTAAGAATAGAGACCAACCTGGGCTCCGGTTCCGGCTTTCTCATCAGCCCCAACGGCCTGCTGCTGACCAGTAACCACGTGGTTAGCAATGCCCAGACCATCAGCGTGTACCTGCAAGACGGCACTAAATACAACGGGACGGTCATCGGCCGGGACCTGATGCGTGACCTGGCTTTGCTGAAAATATCGGCCTCCGGGCTGGCTTACCTGGAGATAAGTGATTTCAGCGGCGCCAGCCTGGGACAGCAGGTGGTCGTGCTTGGCTATCCTTTGTTCAGTACCAAACTGACCGTTACCAGCGGCATCGTTTCGTCAATGGATTTTGACGGCGGGCGCAACATCACCTGGGTGCAGACTGACTCCGCGGTAAACCCGGGCAATAGCGGCGGGCCGATGCTCGATATGCGCGGTCGGGTGGTCGGTATAGTAACCGCCAAAATGTATGGGATCGGTATTGAAGGCATAGGGTTTACCATTTCCGTAAACACCATCAACACCTATATCCCCAGGCTGCAAGCGGGGGAAACTATCTTATATTAGTACTTTTTACAGTATATGGAATGAAGCCGGGCGGCTTTAACCGGGCCGCACGGCAGTCTCTTTGCTCCCGGTATCGCCTATGCTAGAATTAGGCTGTATGACAGGCGAGGTATTAACTTGGTCAGCGGTCTGATTCAGGAGCAGCTCAAGCGTTTGCCCCACCGCCCCGGCGTTTACCTCATGCGGGACGCCGCCCGGAATATTATCTATGTGGGCAAAGCTATCAACCTGCATCACCGCGTGCGTTCTTATTTCCAGTCCAACCGCAATCATACCCCCAAGATTCAAAGCATGGTAGCACAGATTGCCGATATTGATTTTTACATCGCCAGCTCGGAGAAGGAAGCTCTGATCATGGAGCTTAACTTCATCAAGCAGTACCGGCCGCGCTATAACGTGATGCTCAAGGATGATAAGACCTTCCCTTACCTCAAGATAGATACCCGCGAAAGCTTCCCCCGCGTCTATGTCACCCGCCGCTATGAGAATGACGGGGGGCGTTACTTCGGGCCATTTTCCAATTCCGGCTCGGTCAAAAACACGCTGCGCATCCTCAAGAGAATCTTCCCCCTGCGCTTTTGCGCCAAAGACCTCACCGGCAAAGTATCCCGGCCGTGCCTGGAATACCACCTGGGGCATTGCCTGGCGCCCTGTACCGGCAGCGTTACCCCGGAGGAGTACGGCCAGGTCATCAAAGAGGTTACCCTCTTTCTGGAGGGCAAACGGGACAACGTCATCCGCGTGCTCAAGGAAAAAATGGGACTTTATGCCGATAACATGGATTATGAAAGGGCCGCCCGCATCCGCGACCAGATACAGGCGATGCAGGAGGTAATCGAAGGGGAAAAAGTGGCCGCCGTTATCCGCGGCGAGGAGGACGTCATCGCTTTCGTCCAGGACGGCGACCACGCATACGTGCAGGTGCTGTTCGTGCGGGACAACAAGCTGACCGGGCGGGAAAGCTTTATGATGCAGGGCGCGCGGCAGGAAGAGCCGCAGCAAATCATGACCGGCTTTATCCAGCAGTTTTATTCGTCCAGCCCGCAGATTCCGCCACTGCTGCTGCTCCAGTACGGCGTGGAGGACGGGGAGGTCATCGAGGAATGGCTGAAGGGAAAAAGGGGCGGGGCGGTGCATATCGAAACGCCGCGCCGCGGCCTGAAAAAACAGCTGGTAGATATCGCCGCGGAGAACGCCCGGCAGGGACTGGAACAGCTCAAACTGAAAGAAATCACCGCCGGGAAGTCCCAGGATGCGGCGCTGGCGGAAATAGCGCGCGAACTAAAGCTGAGCGGCCCGCCGCAGCGCCTGGAAGCCTATGATATTTCCAATATCCAGGGTGCTTCCGCCGTGGGCAGCATGGTCGTTTTCGAGAAAGGCAAACCGAAGCCGGCGCATTACCGGCGCTTTAAGATAAAAACGGTGGAGGGCGCGAACGACTATGCTATGCTCCAGGAAGTGCTCCGGCGGCGCTTTAAACACATCGTTAGCGGTACGGCAGAGGATACCTGGGCTATCCGGCCCGACCTCGTCCTGATAGACGGGGGCAAGGGGCAGCTTAACGCCGCCCTGGCGGCTATGTCCGAGACCGGCACGACCGTTCCCGTCATCGGCCTGGCCAAGGAGCATGAAGAGATATTCCTGCCCCGCCGCAAGCTGCCGGTGGTATTGTCCAAATCATCGCCCGGCTTGCAGCTTTTACAGCGGCTCCGTGACGAGGCGCACCGCTTCGCCATAACCTATCATACCAGCCTGCACCGGAAGAAAACGTTTACATCGGTGCTGGACGGCATCCCCGGCGTGGGTCCCCGGCGCAAGAGCGCTTTGCTGCGCCGGTTCGGCACTATCCAGGCCATCCGTGAGGCCTCGGTGGAGGAAATCGTGGCCGCCGCCGGCATGACCCGCGTCCAGGCGGAGAAGGTCAAGGAACATCTTTAGCTAAAACGGCCAAATGTAATAAGGAGTGTACCCGTAGATGAAAACCGCCGTGCAAATAGACTTCGATGGCACCGTCACCGAGGATGATGTTAGCTTTTACCTGCTGGATACCTACGCGGACGGCAGCTGGCGCCAGTACCTGGATGAATACAGCCACGGTGATATCTCCGTGGGCGCTTTCAATAAAGTCGTCTTCGGTATGATCAAGGAAGACGAAAAAACTTTAACGGATTTTGTGCTCGATAGCCCCCGGGTTATAGTCCGACCCGGCTTTAAGGAGCTTATAGATTATTGCGCGGGAAAGAAATACCGAACTATCATCGTCAGCAACGGCCTGAACTTTTACATCGAGGCTATTTTACAGAAGCTCGGCGTTTCCGGACTGGAAATACACGCCGCGGAAAATATTTTTGCTCCGGACGGCATGAAGGTCAGGTATTTAGGCCCGGACGGGAAAGAGGTGGAAGCCGGCTTTAAGGAAGTCTATACGGAGAGACTGGTTAAAGAAGGCTATCAGGTGGTCTATATCGGCAACGGCACCTCGGACATCTACCCGTGCCGTAAAGCCGCGCACGTCTTTGCCACCGCCGACCTTTTGGAAAAGTGCCGGGCGGAATATCTGAAATACTATCCTTTCAATGATTTCTACGAGGTTATCAGGGGACTGAAAAGTCTTGGACTATAGCGACACGATGACCATCCCGATGCAAATCGGA from Dehalococcoidales bacterium encodes:
- a CDS encoding response regulator transcription factor; translation: MNNNISKIQIFIISQQSLFLKALENIFLETDDIVVLGTTGVNNDVLKAIDNLPPDVALLDLDGPSEAGLDLARRIKQRSPNIGVVILTSNPDDNQLFLALKAQAVAYLNKEVTEQQLVETVRRVARGEHPINESLTNRPKLAEHVLQQFQELTSKTEAEAYISPLTPREIEILEYIAQGYLNKQIAAELGISEQTIKNHVTSILRKLNANARTEAVVVAIRQGLIKIS
- a CDS encoding manganese efflux pump MntP family protein encodes the protein MSGTGFLSIVIIALGLSADCFAVALSASIGKKELPLWQGLRVALSFGIFQAAMTVIGWLAGRTVIDFISSYDHWLAFGLLLFVGGRMIWESFHEKAGKESRTDITRWLLLLTLSIATSLDALAVGLSFAFLEVNLTLASVTIGLVALIITLLGFLAGKKLGALIGKRAEIIGGIILIGIGIRILLEHLL
- a CDS encoding trypsin-like peptidase domain-containing protein, with amino-acid sequence MRKRLSSFGVTLLLLSLVLVTVGCGVAQATFTASVDSGTALLKVEFTNGTKTGMFSKVDKYNWDFGDGDSATTTKAEETVTHEYTKAGTYTVTLTAMKGDKDPKTSVMTLSISVTHGPLDHVQITPATVQLDIGDSQKFTTAVEDAYGNPIAEASLTWNAAAGTISADGSFEAGTRAGTFNSDVEVNAGYNNKTVSGVATVTINPDPLDAVTISPISLPAGETQRIEAVAVDKYGNVLDNVEISWNVADAEAGSIVSGTSLKAGEITGEYENAVEVEVTQGNITRTAATGVIVTAGALDEIYIAPDPADIGIGMTQQFVAVGADRYGNRISGLDVDWSVINGGGAIDSSGLFTAGTLPGMYTDTIKAEAALSGVTRSAKVDVTVEPDRIAYMSDAGNDDGVFDIYIMDISGNNQKRITTSHVDSSYPGVSPGGSLIAYADESGGINVINDDGKWAFPLTSGQEAYEPAWSPDGTKIAYTVFENVLGGYDQPDIYVMDVDGSNVTKLTDHIDWDISPSWSPDGTMIAFESYRDGNWEIYVENINGTGLRRITNNNVFDANARWSPDGQKIIYQSIVNNQWELFTVNIDGTQVTQVTYVNYSCCYPYWSPDGSKIVFHSWQDDNQSEISIANADGSNITQLTHNQALDYAPVYMPRKAGVAVSELSISIPLTADYQPMTAQKITALVGDAVVRIETNLGSGSGFLISPNGLLLTSNHVVSNAQTISVYLQDGTKYNGTVIGRDLMRDLALLKISASGLAYLEISDFSGASLGQQVVVLGYPLFSTKLTVTSGIVSSMDFDGGRNITWVQTDSAVNPGNSGGPMLDMRGRVVGIVTAKMYGIGIEGIGFTISVNTINTYIPRLQAGETILY
- the uvrC gene encoding excinuclease ABC subunit UvrC, translated to MVSGLIQEQLKRLPHRPGVYLMRDAARNIIYVGKAINLHHRVRSYFQSNRNHTPKIQSMVAQIADIDFYIASSEKEALIMELNFIKQYRPRYNVMLKDDKTFPYLKIDTRESFPRVYVTRRYENDGGRYFGPFSNSGSVKNTLRILKRIFPLRFCAKDLTGKVSRPCLEYHLGHCLAPCTGSVTPEEYGQVIKEVTLFLEGKRDNVIRVLKEKMGLYADNMDYERAARIRDQIQAMQEVIEGEKVAAVIRGEEDVIAFVQDGDHAYVQVLFVRDNKLTGRESFMMQGARQEEPQQIMTGFIQQFYSSSPQIPPLLLLQYGVEDGEVIEEWLKGKRGGAVHIETPRRGLKKQLVDIAAENARQGLEQLKLKEITAGKSQDAALAEIARELKLSGPPQRLEAYDISNIQGASAVGSMVVFEKGKPKPAHYRRFKIKTVEGANDYAMLQEVLRRRFKHIVSGTAEDTWAIRPDLVLIDGGKGQLNAALAAMSETGTTVPVIGLAKEHEEIFLPRRKLPVVLSKSSPGLQLLQRLRDEAHRFAITYHTSLHRKKTFTSVLDGIPGVGPRRKSALLRRFGTIQAIREASVEEIVAAAGMTRVQAEKVKEHL
- a CDS encoding HAD-IB family phosphatase; the encoded protein is MKTAVQIDFDGTVTEDDVSFYLLDTYADGSWRQYLDEYSHGDISVGAFNKVVFGMIKEDEKTLTDFVLDSPRVIVRPGFKELIDYCAGKKYRTIIVSNGLNFYIEAILQKLGVSGLEIHAAENIFAPDGMKVRYLGPDGKEVEAGFKEVYTERLVKEGYQVVYIGNGTSDIYPCRKAAHVFATADLLEKCRAEYLKYYPFNDFYEVIRGLKSLGL